A single genomic interval of Bacillota bacterium harbors:
- the ligA gene encoding NAD-dependent DNA ligase LigA translates to MQKLVSRIEEHAHRYYVLDNPVITDGEYDLLMRELGDLEKNYPHLKTPDSPTERIGGQPLPYFSTVEHTVPMLSLDNAFGFSELYDFNRRAMQGEDSSGIGYATELKIDGLAVSLRYEEGRLVRGATRGNGFQGEDITANIKTVRQVPLRLPQPVSIEVRGEVFIDRNDFNRLNHERSEQDLPLFANPRNAAAGSLRQLDPRIAARRPLKIFVYGAVGYDIALPTHLELLQFLEDLRFPVNPYRLYCEEIEEVIAYCSRWQELKNILPYDIDGIVVKVNSIASQDILGNTSRSPRWAIAYKFPAEEISTRIIDIVVNVGRTGAITPVAILEPVLLAGSTVQRASLHNEDYLRSKEILIGDTVIVRKAGDIIPEVVRVLKEKRSGDEVKFDMPSRCPSCGTPLKRLPEEAAWRCLNPSCPAQVLERIVHFASRSAMDIEGLGPAVAYNLLQSKLVKDVGDLYYLKEKKSELLDLERMAEKSSMNLLEAIEKSKGNPMHRLLHGLGIRFVGERVARILSENFRDMDLLAAASIDRVASIDEVGPKIAMAVNAYFAQEETRDLLERMKTAGVNFKEPSLPLAASELEGKIFVFTGTLPSLSREEAKRLVEEKGGRVTNTLSKKTNFLVAGDKPGSKLERAGSYGIRIIGEEELLEMLN, encoded by the coding sequence ATGCAAAAACTTGTGTCCCGGATAGAAGAGCATGCTCATCGTTATTATGTTCTTGACAATCCAGTGATTACCGATGGGGAATATGATCTTCTGATGCGCGAACTCGGCGATCTTGAGAAAAATTATCCGCATCTAAAAACGCCGGATTCACCCACCGAGCGTATCGGTGGCCAGCCGCTGCCCTATTTTTCCACGGTAGAACATACCGTTCCCATGCTAAGCCTTGACAATGCTTTCGGGTTTTCCGAATTGTATGATTTCAACCGGCGGGCCATGCAGGGGGAGGACTCTTCCGGCATCGGCTATGCAACGGAACTCAAGATCGATGGGTTGGCGGTATCTCTGCGCTATGAAGAAGGTCGGCTGGTTCGTGGTGCCACGCGCGGCAACGGTTTCCAGGGAGAAGACATTACCGCCAATATCAAGACCGTGCGGCAAGTTCCGCTCCGTCTTCCGCAACCGGTAAGCATTGAGGTGAGGGGGGAGGTATTCATCGATCGGAATGATTTTAATCGTTTGAATCATGAACGATCGGAACAGGATCTGCCCCTTTTTGCCAACCCGCGCAACGCGGCTGCCGGTTCGCTGCGGCAGCTGGATCCGCGTATTGCGGCTCGGAGGCCCCTGAAGATATTCGTTTACGGGGCTGTCGGGTATGACATTGCATTGCCCACACATCTGGAATTGCTGCAATTCCTGGAAGACCTAAGATTTCCGGTCAATCCATACCGATTATACTGCGAGGAGATAGAAGAGGTGATTGCCTACTGCAGTCGCTGGCAGGAGCTGAAAAACATCCTGCCCTATGATATCGATGGGATCGTGGTCAAAGTTAATTCCATCGCATCCCAGGACATACTTGGTAACACCTCAAGAAGCCCGCGCTGGGCTATTGCCTACAAGTTCCCGGCAGAGGAGATATCCACCCGAATCATCGATATCGTGGTCAACGTCGGCCGAACCGGGGCCATCACTCCCGTGGCCATTCTTGAGCCAGTTTTGCTTGCCGGTTCAACGGTACAGAGAGCCAGCCTTCACAATGAAGATTATCTGCGCAGCAAGGAAATACTGATCGGGGACACGGTTATTGTGCGCAAGGCCGGGGACATCATTCCCGAGGTGGTGAGGGTTTTGAAAGAAAAACGTTCCGGGGATGAAGTCAAATTCGATATGCCATCAAGATGCCCCTCCTGCGGAACACCCTTGAAAAGATTGCCGGAGGAGGCGGCCTGGCGCTGCCTGAACCCATCCTGTCCGGCCCAGGTTCTGGAGCGTATCGTCCATTTTGCTTCAAGATCGGCAATGGACATCGAGGGACTGGGCCCCGCCGTGGCTTACAATCTTCTGCAGTCCAAATTGGTCAAGGATGTCGGTGATCTTTATTATTTGAAGGAGAAGAAATCGGAACTTCTGGATCTGGAACGTATGGCGGAGAAGTCGAGCATGAACCTGCTGGAAGCGATCGAGAAGAGCAAGGGGAACCCCATGCATCGCCTCCTCCATGGTCTTGGAATCCGTTTTGTCGGTGAGAGGGTGGCCCGGATCCTCTCCGAGAATTTTCGGGATATGGATCTCCTGGCGGCTGCATCCATTGACAGGGTGGCTTCGATTGATGAAGTTGGCCCCAAGATAGCGATGGCGGTGAATGCATATTTTGCCCAGGAAGAAACCCGTGACCTCCTGGAGAGGATGAAAACGGCAGGTGTCAATTTCAAGGAACCCTCGCTCCCATTGGCGGCATCAGAGCTTGAGGGAAAGATCTTTGTGTTTACCGGAACCTTGCCCTCCCTTTCCCGGGAAGAAGCAAAGCGCCTGGTTGAAGAAAAGGGAGGGCGGGTGACCAATACCCTGAGTAAAAAAACCAACTTTCTGGTAGCGGGTGATAAACCGGGATCCAAACTGGAGCGGGCGGGAAGTTATGGCATCAGAATTATCGGTGAGGAAGAATTATTGGAAATGTTAAATTGA
- a CDS encoding DUF3006 domain-containing protein, producing the protein MSCHEYTVDRIEEDLAVLLLRRDETVRYDIPLEQLPPGITEGDILLACIEEGNVVSVTMLETEKVNQQEKIKRKIQNLIDRNKRG; encoded by the coding sequence ATGTCCTGTCATGAATACACGGTAGATCGGATCGAAGAAGATTTGGCCGTCTTGCTCCTGCGCCGGGATGAGACTGTCAGGTATGATATCCCGCTTGAACAACTCCCCCCGGGGATAACCGAGGGGGACATACTGTTGGCCTGCATTGAAGAGGGCAATGTCGTCTCCGTCACCATGCTTGAAACGGAAAAAGTGAATCAGCAGGAGAAAATAAAAAGAAAAATTCAAAACTTGATAGACAGAAATAAACGGGGATAA
- a CDS encoding radical SAM protein, producing the protein MKKQHLFGPVPSRRLGLSLGIDLVPFKTCSLNCVYCECGRTTDLTMTRKEYVPVAAVLAELDHYLKSDPELDYITFAGSGEPMLHEHIDRVVDHIKERYPQYPLCLLTNGTLFSSARARDQINQIDLIVPSLDAASEEVFRKLNRPHPDLDCKDVISGLVSLRHEYRGEICMEVFIVPGLNDTDEELAAIKKALEKINPDRIQLGTLDRPGTEAWVKEAAPNRMLEIAEQLGCEAELIEEEPSLAKTPAFDTGYADTILQTLQRRPCTVEDLSRIIGARPAEVQKYLRQLLSAGLVEMERQKRGVFIRIKGH; encoded by the coding sequence TTGAAAAAACAACACCTTTTTGGCCCTGTTCCTTCGCGGCGACTGGGCCTGTCGCTGGGTATCGACCTGGTCCCGTTCAAAACCTGTTCTCTGAATTGTGTTTACTGTGAATGTGGCCGCACCACGGATCTGACCATGACCCGGAAGGAATATGTTCCCGTGGCAGCGGTTCTTGCCGAGCTGGATCATTACCTGAAGAGTGATCCCGAACTTGACTACATCACTTTCGCCGGTTCCGGGGAACCCATGCTGCACGAGCATATCGACCGGGTGGTCGATCACATCAAGGAACGCTATCCGCAATATCCCCTCTGCCTTCTCACCAACGGTACGCTTTTTTCTTCCGCCCGGGCACGCGACCAGATCAATCAGATTGACCTGATCGTTCCTTCCCTTGATGCCGCATCGGAAGAGGTATTCCGGAAACTGAACCGGCCCCATCCCGATCTTGACTGCAAGGATGTTATTTCCGGACTGGTTTCCCTGCGGCACGAATACAGGGGAGAAATATGCATGGAGGTATTCATCGTTCCCGGACTGAATGACACTGACGAGGAACTGGCGGCGATCAAAAAAGCCCTGGAAAAAATCAACCCGGACCGGATTCAGCTGGGAACGCTGGATCGACCGGGAACGGAGGCATGGGTGAAGGAGGCCGCGCCGAACAGGATGTTGGAAATTGCCGAGCAACTGGGCTGTGAAGCTGAGTTGATCGAAGAGGAACCATCTCTAGCGAAAACCCCTGCCTTTGATACCGGTTATGCTGATACGATCCTGCAAACTTTACAGCGCAGGCCCTGTACCGTCGAGGATCTTTCCCGCATCATCGGTGCCCGACCCGCGGAGGTGCAGAAATATCTGCGCCAACTTTTATCTGCAGGATTGGTCGAGATGGAACGACAGAAAAGGGGCGTATTCATCAGAATCAAAGGTCATTGA
- a CDS encoding MBL fold metallo-hydrolase, whose product MLLHCTVAVANPVYGNLNGDNKTDTDNALLEAHFIDVGQGDSILVIAPNRKTILIDAGDRKESQTVLSYLGKQLIDKIDIVISTHPHADHIGGLIGILDKITVGLVIDSGYPHTSKTYEDYLTRIEQKDIPFTLARSGDVIDLDPSVSIRILHPGKGKKIESYAKANNASIVIEMVHGQVGFLFTGDAEKEAESEILECSDFSGIQILKVGHHGSRSSSSDQFLQVANPSVAVIMCGAGNPYGHPHQETLDTLQKRNMDIFRTDLHGDIVIRSDGQTYTVETGTPHAFPAIIEILKYIWEWFCKNVLS is encoded by the coding sequence ATGTTACTGCATTGCACCGTGGCAGTTGCCAACCCTGTATATGGCAATCTGAACGGGGATAACAAAACCGATACAGACAACGCCCTTCTTGAAGCCCATTTTATTGATGTGGGACAGGGAGACAGCATCCTGGTAATTGCACCTAACAGGAAGACCATATTGATTGATGCCGGAGACAGAAAGGAAAGCCAAACAGTGCTTTCCTATCTGGGCAAACAATTGATTGACAAAATCGACATCGTTATATCAACCCACCCCCATGCTGACCATATCGGGGGCTTGATAGGCATTCTTGATAAAATTACCGTAGGCCTGGTAATCGATTCGGGTTATCCACATACATCAAAGACATATGAAGACTACCTGACCAGAATAGAGCAAAAGGATATACCCTTCACTCTCGCCCGGTCAGGAGATGTGATTGACCTCGACCCATCAGTTTCGATAAGGATACTCCACCCCGGGAAAGGCAAAAAAATAGAAAGTTACGCAAAAGCGAACAACGCCTCCATCGTAATAGAAATGGTTCACGGCCAGGTTGGTTTTTTATTTACCGGTGATGCCGAGAAAGAAGCGGAATCGGAAATTCTTGAATGCAGCGATTTTTCCGGAATACAGATATTGAAAGTGGGCCACCATGGAAGCAGATCCTCTTCTTCCGATCAGTTCTTGCAAGTAGCCAACCCTTCGGTGGCTGTTATCATGTGCGGCGCGGGAAATCCCTACGGCCACCCGCACCAGGAAACACTGGATACTTTACAGAAAAGAAACATGGATATTTTCCGTACCGATCTCCACGGTGATATCGTTATCAGATCGGATGGTCAAACCTACACCGTTGAAACGGGTACTCCGCATGCATTCCCGGCAATAATAGAAATATTGAAATATATATGGGAGTGGTTTTGTAAAAATGTCCTGTCATGA
- a CDS encoding ABC transporter substrate-binding protein — MKNNCHGRNFLYLLLLILMLMPFAAVGCGDQDLQGDDEGQDVAGTVELTDMLGRKVVVPENVERIAALRHLGTMVFALGEQDKLVHQGLFDAAGRAMADLDPEFAALPFFKNASVEELMKLKVDLFFNYVDTDPREIEQLAEVGIPFIALKSETMEESYEAVRIMGKALKVEDRAEEYIAACQEIVNLVETRTDKIPRGERPRVFFAGPKSIYTAATGEMLQDTMIKMAGGINVAEDVVGRWAQISPEQLVEWNPDIIFLGSSLDQYAAEDVFGNTAIQSVNAIKNNRVYPFPSNIGWWDFPAPHCVLGIEWMATKLHPELYRDIDMTEVADEFYLNYMGRTFTELGGKL, encoded by the coding sequence ATGAAAAACAATTGCCATGGAAGAAACTTTCTGTATCTGTTGTTGCTGATCCTCATGTTGATGCCGTTTGCAGCTGTCGGTTGCGGGGATCAAGATCTGCAGGGGGACGATGAAGGCCAGGATGTTGCCGGCACTGTAGAACTGACCGATATGCTTGGACGAAAGGTGGTGGTTCCTGAAAACGTGGAAAGGATTGCTGCCCTGAGGCATCTGGGGACAATGGTATTTGCTTTGGGCGAGCAGGATAAATTGGTACATCAAGGGTTGTTTGATGCTGCCGGCCGTGCCATGGCTGATCTTGATCCGGAATTTGCCGCTCTGCCCTTTTTCAAAAATGCATCCGTGGAAGAACTGATGAAATTGAAAGTGGATTTGTTCTTCAATTATGTCGATACCGATCCCAGGGAAATAGAACAGCTGGCCGAGGTTGGCATCCCTTTCATTGCTTTGAAAAGTGAAACCATGGAAGAGAGCTACGAGGCAGTCCGTATCATGGGAAAAGCTTTGAAAGTTGAAGACAGAGCGGAAGAGTACATAGCGGCCTGCCAGGAAATTGTCAACCTGGTGGAAACCAGAACGGACAAAATACCCCGCGGGGAGAGGCCCAGGGTATTCTTTGCGGGTCCCAAAAGTATATATACCGCTGCCACCGGTGAGATGCTGCAGGATACGATGATCAAAATGGCCGGGGGAATCAATGTGGCGGAAGACGTTGTGGGCCGATGGGCGCAGATTTCTCCGGAACAGCTGGTCGAATGGAATCCCGATATCATTTTTCTGGGATCGAGCCTCGATCAGTATGCGGCCGAAGATGTTTTCGGAAATACGGCAATTCAATCAGTGAATGCCATCAAGAACAACAGGGTATATCCTTTCCCATCCAATATCGGATGGTGGGATTTCCCCGCACCCCACTGTGTTCTGGGAATTGAATGGATGGCTACCAAATTGCACCCGGAACTCTACCGGGACATAGACATGACCGAAGTTGCTGATGAGTTTTACCTTAATTACATGGGCCGGACCTTTACCGAACTTGGAGGCAAGCTTTGA
- a CDS encoding acyl-CoA dehydrogenase: MDFKLSEEHEMMRKMIREFAENEVEPGAAERDEKEEFSRELFDKMGEIGITGIPWPEEYGGEGADYLSYVIAVEELSRVEAAAGTTLSAHVSLCSWPIFKFGNEEQKQKYLKPLALGEKLGAFALTEQLAGTDAGAQKTTAVLDGDEYVLNGTKIFISNAGSAEIYVVFAMTSPEKKSRGISAFIVEKDTPGFTFGKKENKMGLRASPTLETIFDNCRIPRENLLGQEGEGFKIAMAVLDGGRNGIAAQAVGIAQGALDAALDYARQREQFGQPIANFQGIGFMLADCATKIEASRLLTYKAAFLESAGMPYGKASSMAKLFASETAMEVTTKAVQIFGGYGYTRDYPVERFMRDAKITEIYEGTSEVQRMVISRYLIKG; this comes from the coding sequence ATGGATTTCAAACTATCCGAAGAACACGAAATGATGAGGAAGATGATCAGGGAATTTGCCGAAAATGAAGTGGAACCGGGTGCTGCGGAACGGGATGAAAAGGAGGAGTTTTCCCGCGAATTGTTTGACAAGATGGGGGAGATAGGGATCACCGGAATACCCTGGCCTGAAGAATATGGCGGAGAGGGTGCCGATTACCTCAGCTATGTGATTGCCGTGGAGGAGCTTTCCCGGGTGGAGGCTGCGGCAGGAACGACCCTGTCTGCCCATGTTTCCCTCTGCAGCTGGCCGATCTTCAAGTTTGGCAATGAGGAACAGAAACAGAAATATCTGAAGCCGCTGGCCCTGGGTGAGAAGCTGGGGGCCTTTGCTTTGACCGAACAACTGGCCGGTACGGATGCGGGCGCTCAGAAGACCACGGCGGTTCTGGACGGCGATGAATATGTTTTGAACGGTACCAAGATTTTCATCAGCAATGCCGGGAGTGCAGAAATATACGTGGTCTTTGCCATGACCTCGCCGGAAAAGAAATCGAGAGGAATAAGCGCTTTCATCGTGGAGAAGGATACCCCGGGCTTCACTTTTGGCAAGAAGGAAAACAAAATGGGCTTGCGCGCCTCACCGACTCTTGAAACAATCTTCGATAATTGCCGCATTCCCAGGGAGAATCTACTCGGGCAGGAAGGTGAAGGTTTCAAAATTGCCATGGCTGTTCTCGATGGTGGGCGAAACGGTATTGCCGCGCAGGCGGTGGGAATTGCCCAGGGGGCGCTGGATGCAGCTCTTGATTATGCCCGGCAAAGAGAACAGTTCGGGCAACCCATCGCAAACTTTCAAGGCATAGGGTTCATGCTTGCCGACTGCGCCACCAAGATCGAGGCTTCCCGCTTGCTGACCTACAAGGCCGCTTTTCTGGAAAGCGCCGGTATGCCTTATGGAAAAGCTTCCTCCATGGCCAAGCTCTTTGCTTCCGAAACGGCGATGGAGGTTACCACCAAGGCGGTTCAGATCTTTGGCGGTTATGGTTATACGCGTGATTACCCGGTGGAACGTTTCATGCGCGATGCCAAGATCACGGAAATATATGAAGGCACTTCCGAGGTACAGAGGATGGTCATATCCAGGTATCTCATCAAAGGTTGA
- a CDS encoding cob(I)yrinic acid a,c-diamide adenosyltransferase: MLMGGDKNSPAGLIMVNTGDGKGKTTAAIGQAMRALGHGYRVFMIHFMKGREYGEFNALQKMAGLKIVKAGRDNFVDSNNPDTVDVKMAREGLAMAREALLGHEYDLVVLDEINVAMDYNLISTGEVLEMLKQKTANVDVILTGRNAPPEIIAIADIVSEIKEVKHPYADGTRMRKGIEF; encoded by the coding sequence ATGCTGATGGGTGGCGACAAAAACAGCCCGGCGGGGTTGATCATGGTCAACACCGGTGACGGCAAGGGGAAAACTACTGCGGCAATCGGACAGGCCATGAGAGCACTTGGCCACGGTTACCGTGTTTTCATGATACACTTCATGAAGGGACGCGAGTATGGAGAATTCAATGCCCTGCAAAAAATGGCCGGATTGAAAATAGTCAAAGCAGGTCGCGATAACTTTGTGGACAGTAACAATCCCGACACTGTTGATGTAAAGATGGCCCGGGAAGGGTTGGCCATGGCCCGTGAAGCATTGCTTGGCCATGAATACGACCTGGTTGTTCTGGATGAGATAAATGTTGCTATGGATTACAACCTCATCTCCACGGGCGAGGTGCTGGAGATGCTGAAACAAAAAACGGCGAATGTGGATGTGATATTGACAGGAAGGAATGCACCACCGGAAATCATTGCCATCGCTGATATTGTCAGTGAAATCAAGGAAGTCAAGCACCCTTACGCCGATGGAACAAGGATGAGGAAAGGAATAGAATTCTGA
- a CDS encoding iron ABC transporter permease, with protein MKRSVPLIIIIVFVVSIIVALNSGRYPVSIVDAARHFLSGAGLTGNREPLAPEMWDVLYSIRLPRIVLALAVGAALSVSGAVFQALFRNPLASPDLLGATAGASFGAVLALLIFPPLSVWIRFSSFIFGIVAVAGTYILASRSRDRSAAVLILAGIVISAIFQAGVSIIKYLAEPYNELQKIVFWLMGSLQATTWSSIRGVLGITVICTALVTIFSWQLNLMSQEDEQALSLGVDIFKWRIFYIVITALMISVSVSTCGTIGWIGLIVPHIARYIVGAEHKKLIVTAAFLGAALMLLMDTAARSLLSSEIPISIVTSLIGAPFLGYLILSQRKGMA; from the coding sequence ATGAAGAGGTCCGTTCCTTTGATAATTATCATTGTATTTGTTGTTTCCATCATCGTCGCTTTGAATTCCGGGCGCTATCCTGTTTCCATTGTAGATGCCGCCAGGCATTTTCTCTCCGGGGCCGGGTTGACGGGCAACCGGGAACCTCTGGCCCCGGAAATGTGGGATGTGTTATACAGTATACGCCTGCCCCGCATAGTGCTTGCCCTGGCCGTGGGGGCGGCACTTTCCGTATCCGGAGCAGTATTTCAAGCTCTTTTTCGCAATCCCCTGGCCTCTCCCGATCTGCTGGGGGCCACTGCGGGTGCAAGTTTCGGTGCGGTTCTGGCTCTGCTCATTTTTCCTCCATTGAGCGTCTGGATACGTTTTTCGTCTTTTATATTTGGTATCGTGGCTGTTGCAGGTACCTATATACTGGCCTCGAGGAGCAGGGACAGGTCTGCTGCAGTTCTTATACTGGCCGGAATTGTAATCTCGGCCATATTTCAAGCGGGGGTCTCCATCATAAAGTATCTTGCTGAACCCTACAATGAATTGCAGAAGATCGTTTTCTGGCTCATGGGCAGCCTTCAGGCCACCACATGGTCTTCTATCAGGGGGGTTCTGGGGATTACCGTTATCTGTACAGCCCTGGTGACCATTTTCAGCTGGCAATTGAATCTGATGTCCCAGGAAGATGAACAAGCTTTGTCGCTGGGGGTGGACATTTTCAAATGGCGTATTTTCTATATCGTTATCACGGCGTTGATGATTTCTGTCAGCGTTTCCACCTGCGGTACCATCGGCTGGATTGGCCTTATCGTTCCTCATATAGCTCGCTACATCGTGGGTGCCGAGCACAAAAAATTGATCGTCACCGCGGCTTTTCTGGGAGCAGCGTTGATGCTCCTCATGGACACTGCTGCACGTTCCTTGCTGAGTTCCGAGATTCCAATTTCCATTGTTACATCCTTGATTGGAGCACCATTTCTGGGTTATCTGATTTTAAGTCAAAGAAAGGGGATGGCGTGA
- a CDS encoding phosphatase PAP2 family protein: MKTASGKRHYFSEKWEMERICRWGCLALVVALGIILYLYWDPLRSNDLVKAFHVRTAVPAVEYFFRFITFWGDEQGLVIAIALFFWCIDKALGFGTMVALLVSGIYSFLLKGYFMEPRPMIEGVTPPANSSYPSGHTLSITVVWAYLAANIRNKKFWFLSVIMIVMVGLSRIFLGVHFPGDIVGGLIFGIIFVAVFLWGGRLLAERQFKISPGVNFLVQLVIFIIIFFVSTMLIPGTDPPKVMGFFAGICLGHLLERESIKFDVRGKFYQHLLKMIVGLVVLLSIQAGLKVLIPTTGTVPSLCFARYFLAGFWVTFLAPLVFVVTGLAAGAKDQV; encoded by the coding sequence ATGAAAACTGCTTCCGGGAAACGTCATTATTTTTCTGAAAAGTGGGAGATGGAGCGCATCTGCAGATGGGGTTGCCTGGCCCTGGTAGTTGCTCTGGGCATCATCCTTTATCTTTACTGGGATCCGTTGCGATCCAATGATCTTGTAAAAGCTTTTCATGTTAGAACTGCTGTTCCGGCAGTGGAATATTTCTTCCGCTTCATCACTTTCTGGGGCGACGAGCAAGGGCTCGTCATCGCCATCGCTCTGTTTTTCTGGTGTATCGACAAGGCATTGGGATTCGGAACGATGGTGGCATTGTTGGTTTCCGGGATCTATTCTTTTCTGCTCAAAGGATATTTCATGGAACCGAGGCCGATGATCGAAGGGGTGACCCCTCCGGCCAATTCTTCCTACCCCAGCGGGCACACGCTTTCCATAACCGTTGTCTGGGCTTATCTGGCCGCCAACATCAGGAACAAAAAGTTCTGGTTTTTGTCGGTTATCATGATCGTTATGGTGGGCCTGTCACGGATATTTCTCGGCGTACATTTTCCCGGCGATATAGTCGGTGGGCTTATCTTCGGAATCATCTTTGTTGCGGTTTTTCTATGGGGGGGCCGTCTTCTGGCAGAACGGCAATTCAAGATATCTCCCGGAGTGAATTTTCTTGTTCAACTCGTCATATTCATCATTATATTTTTTGTATCAACCATGCTGATACCCGGGACCGATCCTCCCAAGGTGATGGGCTTTTTTGCCGGAATTTGCCTCGGGCATCTTCTGGAAAGGGAATCGATAAAATTTGATGTCAGGGGCAAGTTTTATCAGCACCTGCTGAAGATGATTGTCGGCCTTGTTGTGCTGCTCTCCATACAGGCGGGCCTGAAAGTATTGATACCGACTACCGGAACCGTTCCCTCCCTCTGTTTTGCCCGTTATTTTCTGGCTGGTTTCTGGGTAACATTTTTGGCGCCCCTGGTGTTCGTGGTCACCGGATTGGCCGCGGGGGCAAAGGATCAGGTGTAG
- a CDS encoding aromatic ring hydroxylase, producing the protein MISAEEYIERIKKLKPNIYMGGEVVGRDHPALKPGLDLIVDTYERVGDKDLQGLITATSHLTGEEIHRLNHIHQSSDDLLKKQECTRLLCQKAGGCVQRCMGIDALNALTVVSKDADDNYGTEYYPRLLEFIKYFQKNDLVGCCAQSDVKGDRSRRPFEQSDPDLYLRVIERNNKGIIVRGCKAHNSNAPYSDEIIVVPTRLMTEEDVDWSVAFSIPADTKGIKQVVRVAAPRERKYLKTPHRFGLADSYTIFDDVLVPWERVFLCGETFFASFAAMLFATFHRHSYTGCKPAITDIILGATALVAEYNGVAEASHVKDKLSELIATGELVYSAGIAASVKSTVAASGTHIPNIIYTNVGRYHAGVSLYHEIETLADVAGGLPATLPMEDEFFVPELKELMDKYIMRKDGVPAEDQHRLFRGISDMICSSYGGVALVGGLHGGGSPIMEKIAIRNQYDIDYRKNLVKYLCGIKK; encoded by the coding sequence ATTATTTCGGCGGAGGAGTATATCGAAAGGATAAAGAAGTTGAAACCCAATATCTATATGGGAGGGGAGGTGGTTGGCCGTGACCATCCGGCACTGAAACCGGGTCTTGATCTTATCGTCGACACCTATGAACGGGTTGGCGATAAAGATTTGCAGGGCTTGATAACGGCAACTTCCCATCTTACCGGCGAGGAAATTCACCGGTTGAACCATATCCACCAGAGTTCCGATGACCTGCTCAAGAAACAGGAATGTACGCGTTTGCTCTGTCAGAAAGCAGGGGGATGTGTACAACGTTGCATGGGCATCGATGCATTGAATGCTCTCACGGTGGTATCCAAGGATGCCGATGATAATTACGGAACTGAATATTATCCGCGCTTGCTGGAATTCATCAAATATTTTCAGAAAAACGATCTGGTCGGCTGCTGTGCACAATCCGATGTCAAGGGGGATCGTTCCAGGCGGCCGTTCGAGCAGAGTGATCCAGACCTTTACCTGCGGGTAATAGAGAGAAACAATAAAGGAATCATCGTCAGAGGTTGCAAGGCACACAATTCCAACGCCCCTTACAGTGACGAGATCATCGTGGTGCCGACCCGGTTGATGACCGAGGAAGATGTTGACTGGTCGGTGGCTTTTTCCATTCCTGCTGACACCAAGGGGATAAAACAGGTCGTCCGCGTGGCTGCACCTCGCGAGAGAAAATATCTCAAGACACCCCATCGTTTCGGGCTGGCCGATTCATACACCATATTTGACGATGTCCTGGTGCCCTGGGAGAGGGTATTCCTTTGCGGGGAAACTTTCTTTGCCAGTTTTGCAGCAATGCTTTTCGCCACTTTCCACCGACACAGCTATACCGGCTGCAAACCGGCAATAACGGACATCATCCTGGGGGCAACAGCTCTGGTAGCCGAGTACAATGGCGTTGCCGAAGCTTCCCATGTAAAAGATAAACTTTCCGAGCTGATCGCCACGGGTGAACTGGTTTACAGCGCGGGTATCGCTGCTTCCGTTAAATCCACGGTGGCTGCTTCCGGCACACATATACCCAATATCATCTATACGAATGTGGGACGTTATCATGCCGGGGTCAGCCTCTATCATGAAATAGAGACGCTGGCGGACGTGGCTGGCGGTCTGCCGGCAACCTTGCCCATGGAGGACGAATTTTTTGTACCGGAGTTGAAAGAGTTGATGGACAAATACATCATGCGCAAAGACGGCGTCCCGGCCGAGGACCAGCATCGGCTCTTCCGGGGCATCTCGGACATGATCTGCTCGTCGTACGGCGGGGTGGCGCTGGTAGGGGGGTTGCATGGTGGCGGTTCCCCGATCATGGAAAAAATAGCCATCCGCAACCAGTATGATATCGATTATCGTAAAAACCTGGTGAAGTACCTCTGCGGTATCAAGAAATAA